In Ascaphus truei isolate aAscTru1 chromosome 7, aAscTru1.hap1, whole genome shotgun sequence, one genomic interval encodes:
- the GLMP gene encoding glycosylated lysosomal membrane protein: MCPVIWALSVICAGLCVQAGPGDYRRKVSLEYNPGSPNSSVNLLHIRAVGPGSTIHYVWSTIGAPTVLLVYTGSEQSQLRVNWTRLLSPAPHGAISIEPAQSVLYSTALIFTRIFEYSDVNNTANFSGTANKYFYPAYDLSDFRWGDANRTLNSSTLSASLSGRNESDAAGSFQNGSVTFRVSAHPGSGRDASSPRMLHTANCTTLEFLLEGVSPRGNRSRFAMEMVTLERKEGHKKMRSVRSIDDEYTPTIFAMVQLLPDFPNASHAQGFFQWKTVAYGSSEGKRDDALPCRYHDLQRVNGTLAVPSIVSAYFGDQLEQRYNLEAFNISFGIADGDFYEKNKYLSWSALIGYGTPPVDSFSILVICIMAVALGTPVVLLVIGAIVAPMLKKRFFSEYQPIN; encoded by the exons ATGTGTCCGGTCATCTGGGCGCTGAGTGTGATCTGTGCGGGGCTGTGTGTGCAGGCCGGCCCGGGGGACTACCGCCGGAAG GTCAGCCTGGAGTATAACCCCGGCTCCCCTAACTCCTCGGTGAACCTGCTTCACATCCGGGCCGTGGGACCGGGCAGCACCATCCACTATGTGTGGAGCACGATCGGAGCCCCCACGGTGCTGCTCGTATACACCGGGAGCGAGCAGAGCCAGCTGCGGGTCAACTGGACCCGGCTCCTCTCCCCGGCCCCCCATGGGGCTATCAGCATTGAGCCAGCACAGAGTGTGCTGTATTCCACAGCCCTGATCTTCACTCGG ATCTTTGAGTATTCCGATGTGAACAACACGGCGAATTTCTCGGGGACGGCGAATAAATATTTCTACCCCGCGTACGACTTGTCCGACTTCCGCTGGGGAGACGCAAATCGGACGCTGAATTCCAGCACGCTGAGTGCCAGCCTGAGCGGGCGCAACGAGTCCGACGCTGCGGGGAGCTTTCAGAACGGCAGCGTCACCTTCCGG GTCTCTGCGCACCCGGGCTCCGGTCGGGACGCCTCCTCCCCCCGCATGCTTCACACCGCCAACTGCACCACCCTGGAGTTCCTCCTGGAAGGGGTCAGCCCCCGGGGGAACCGCTCCCGCTTCGCCATGGAGATGGTCACTCTGGAGAGGAAGGAGGGGCACAAGAAGATGCGCTCCGTGCGCTCGATTGACGACGAGTACACGCCCACGATCTTTGCG ATGGTCCAGCTGCTCCCCGACTTCCCCAATGCCAGCCATGCCCAGGGCTTCTTCCAGTGGAAGACGGTGGCATACGGCTCTTCTGAGGGCAAACGGGACGATGCCCTTCCGTGCCGGTACCACGATCTGCAGAGGGTAAATGGCACACTGGCGGTGCCCAGCATTGTGTCTGCCTACTTTGGGGACCAGCTGGAGCAAAGATACAACCTGGAGGCCTTCAACATCTCCTTCGGGATCGCTGACGGGGATTTCTATGAGAAGAACAAGTATTTGAGCTG gtctgctctgattggctacgggACGCCTCCTGTGGACTCCTTTTCCATCCTTGTGATTTGTATCATGGCAGTCGCCCTGGGCACCCCCGTGGTACTGCTCGTGATAGGGGCGATCGTGGCACCTATGCTGAAGAAAAGATTCTTCTCCGAGTATCAGCCCATTAACTAA